A single region of the Pseudomonas mandelii genome encodes:
- a CDS encoding SPOR domain-containing protein encodes MRKLGLGFLVTGVFGQLSALLWTYTSTGQTCQNNVDNSYIQQKVTKFEQLFDDTANKVAAELSAKDSDGLAHLAKNEFRIPDSTEAEAVQFLMEKPDETTVLTLPSLPTQAHKWTIILSGLIAFTGLLLALFARKKTIHTQWHVFRTIPGSLITPERPCLTCGGYILHPKKEASSTPSSGVWVVEIALNTPSRHRAVKAIQQLELPVARKENNFVVIGPYKQKQDAARVVKELSERHGVRGWMMAGN; translated from the coding sequence GTGCGAAAGCTTGGCTTGGGCTTCCTAGTAACTGGCGTTTTTGGGCAACTATCAGCACTACTATGGACCTACACGTCCACAGGACAAACTTGTCAAAATAACGTCGACAATTCATACATCCAGCAAAAAGTGACAAAGTTCGAACAACTATTCGATGACACCGCAAATAAAGTTGCGGCAGAGCTCAGTGCAAAAGATTCCGACGGGCTCGCGCACCTTGCGAAAAACGAATTCCGCATACCCGACTCAACGGAGGCTGAGGCCGTACAGTTTTTGATGGAAAAGCCAGATGAAACTACAGTACTTACGCTGCCTTCATTGCCCACACAGGCACACAAATGGACAATTATTCTAAGCGGTCTGATTGCTTTCACCGGCCTGCTCTTGGCACTCTTCGCTCGTAAAAAAACCATTCATACGCAATGGCACGTCTTTCGTACCATTCCAGGCTCGCTAATCACGCCGGAACGCCCGTGCTTGACATGCGGCGGCTATATTCTCCACCCTAAAAAAGAAGCTTCAAGCACGCCTTCATCCGGCGTTTGGGTGGTCGAAATTGCATTGAACACACCCAGTCGCCATCGCGCAGTAAAAGCCATTCAACAGTTGGAGTTGCCGGTAGCGCGTAAAGAAAACAACTTTGTCGTCATCGGCCCGTATAAACAAAAGCAGGACGCGGCTCGCGTCGTGAAAGAGTTGAGTGAACGTCATGGCGTTCGAGGATGGATGATGGCAGGAAATTGA